TAATGATTTAATAGGGGATATTTACCTGTATTCCTGCGCACAGAGAAAGTTTGGGGATTGTCCTGATTAGACCAAACTCAGACATGAGGAGGAAAAGTAGCCCGGGGGCAAACAGAAGCACGTTCATTTTCACAGACACTGCTaaactgtcagagagagagagaaagattaaGTTGTAATTTCCTCATGtaacacataataaaaaaaagttcacaTGACATCTGTGTACATTTTACTCATGGATAACAGAGGGAGACATCTCATTAGAAGCTGCAGAAAAGAGTCCACACTTGCCTGTAGATGCCACATCCCACGGTCCAGTATCCATCCATGAAGAGGTTGACAGCTGCAAACAGCAGCATCATGGCCACTGGGTCATTGAAGAGACGCAGCACAAAGATGGAGTGGATCCTATAGGAGGCGCAACACACAAAGAAGAACACATAGGGAGGAACCTGGAGAAAGAAAGCGACACATATTATTATAGTACAGTCTCACATAAATCCACTGGTTCCATAAATATTAGTAGCATCATACTTAGTGGTGTATTGCTGGAAAAATTTCGTCACACAACCACGGACTGACCTTCTTAGTGCGGTTGTATATCCTGAAGACGAGCAGAAGCGTGATGAGGTAGAAAGCAGCGAAGATGTACTGAGCCAGACGTATGTTCACACCGTGGCTGGTGATGTAATAAAGAGCAGTGAAGATGTAGACAAAGCCAGCCGGGTACCTGCAACAACAAGGGGCCAATTATTCCCAGAATCCTTCACGCACATGACGTCTTAACACACGGTGGAGCATCAACAGCACTGTAGACCTTTGAAACTTACACCAGGGGACCCGTGTCTCCTTTAAGCTCAGTGTAGTCGTATGTTCCATTGATGACGCCCTCGACTTCATCCATGTAGGCTTTCCAGTCTATCTCAGTGTCTGCAAGAACATAGATCAGTGATCATTAGGGCTGATTGGtcattgattaaataaatacattgatTTGTGTAACATGCGTCGACACATTGTAAGGAAGGTGGCTGCAACTAAATGagttgttattttattaaatgcacTTGCATGGGATCGCTATAGGAACTCTCCAAAAACTTCAAACTCAACTTCTTGAAACATAATAGATTGTTTGTCAACAacttcactcattcattcatatttcagTGTATTTTACAATGTCCGGTATTTTctacataaataattaaaatgatttatcagCGATTATTTGCCAATTGGTCCTTCCATACGGTTTTAGCACAATGCACATGTACAGCAGCCATGAGGGGACCAGCTAATGCTAAGAATGTCAAACTTTCACTGGCTCCTGCTTCTCAACTATGAACATTTGCTGgtttctaattttttttttaagtcgtTGTACATTGAATACTTTTAGGTTttggagagaaaataaagcaaacaaaagacaaatataGACCTCCcgtgagatttaaaaaatgtcactattttcagtctcttaataaaacaaacaattaattgtttaataaagaataaaacaaatagtaAATGTTAACGGATCTGCAGCCCTCCATTAAACAACgtggacaaaataaacaatgacatCAATGACAAACTAATGCCTAAATATATGCATCAATAGCAgtattttttattccattcataatttttttatccttacacttaagtattattGTCCTTACACTTAActattgcatgttacttattattacttactgatgcctatttttgactctttCTGCTGTAATATGGCAAATTTCCGACTAATACAGGATGATGTTATTTGATCTTTACGTGAAAAATGATCATGCCACTACAAGTTTACAGTACTGAGATTAAACCTGATTATCACCGGCGCAGAGCAGCCGTTTCTCTTTGGTCATGCAAGGACAGTAAACTCTCTCTGACAGGTGGCACTGGAAGTTGGGGGTTGGGTGTCGGGGggcatgctaacgctagctacTTAGCGCTCGGACACGTCCAGGCAGACGACCGAGCGCCGTAGCGTGCTAGCTAGCCGCGCAGCTACTTACACGCCACTTTCTGTATGACCCACACGTTGATGCCGATCTCCAGGAGCCACAGGACGGACACGACCAGCAGCGTGTACTCCGTCTTGAACAGGACCAGGTGCTTGTCCTGCCACAGCGTCTGGAGCTTCCCCCACAGAGGGGCCGGGGCGCCGGGGGTCTTCCTCCGCACACCTCCTGCCATGTTCGGCGGCGCAGCTAGTAGAGAGACgtggagagaggagcaggatgcCGCGGTGCGCGTGCGCAGACTTAGTCACGTGACATCCACTGCTTCCGGTCTGACGTCACGTGACATGGACGACACCGTGGGGCCGATAATGTCAACTTGAGATCATCTTTTCTCTGACAGGTAGAAACAACCGTGTTATTCGCGCTTCTCCactttaacacaacaacacgcCTGTATTCTTGTGTGGCTGCTGGTCACGTGATCAGCCAACAGGGACGTTCACTGCTGGTGAGGCTCCACCAACGTTAGCTAGCTAGTAGCTCACCAGGATTTTAAAGATGATAAAACTGAAAGTAGTGATTATAGATTGTCTGTATATTTTTTACTAAAAGTGAGATATCAATATTATACCTTAGAGCTGTGGTTGCTGATTTGTCAAAAGTGAAACACCAAATTCAATCGAGGCAAGTTAACGTTTATAATGTTTGCAGCCAGTTTCTCtcgttttgtgtcttttgttttatgtgtttttactgcagctttaattttTTTGCAATAAAACCTTGAACTTGTATGTGGCCAGTCCGTGTTCCCAGTTTGAGGCTTTACTACGGTGGCCCTGGGGTgcaaaacacaactgcaaacaaaaaacaacaaaacacagcagcatttaTGTTAAATGGAAAGGGAAGGTACCTGCTATGGACaagagttgttgttttctgtgatttgttgttttgttctgtgatttgttgttgttttttttatgatttgttgttgtgttctgtgatttgttattgtgttttgtgatttgcacttcagagCCATCGCACACCCCCCTCACGTTCGggtagaaaatgaaataatcagcatcaacgtttttttttttaaacagccaGATCTGATGGTGTTTCTAGAATCCTGAAAGAATCTGAATATAGAAACATCTTTTGGCATTCCTTGTCAATCCACTGTCATAATTTAAAAATTCATAAATGTAAAACCCATGTGTAAAAAAGGACAACGTGTCACTTTTATGGATGTATTTCTATCTTAATTTGTAACTTGACTACAGCTACAGTATGtggttgattaattgattgacagAAGATCAGCATCTATGTTGACAATTAATCAGAATCCCTGTATTAGTTGATGTACTGATATTGTTACTTGTCACTTGTCTGTGCAGGTCTGCTCCTACAGCAGGGACAGGAGAGCCAGGGACAATGGATGGATATTCTGTGAGGGTTCCAGAGGTCGTGTGTCTCGGGGCCAGTCTCACCCTCTCAGGCATCTTCTACTATCTGTACAGGAAGAGCCGCAAAACAGTGGAGAGACTTGACGTTAGTTGTGTAACATTTCATAACTCTTCGTAACCTTTTATTTTGCAATTTattactttttctgtttttcatgctGTCTAAACCACACGTAGCAATGGGATTAGGTGTGAAACCATTGAAACGATCTTTCACAAACTTGAAATCCTCTTTAGGTAGAACGTTCTGAAAGAGGAAGCCAATCTTCTAGGCCAGTTGTTTAGAGGACTGAAGAAGTAGACTGTGCCAAAAAGTTGAAGGAAATGAATTCAAATTTCATGTGACAGGAACCTGAAGCCTGTCCTCTGCACTGTGTGTCCTGCATTCACAAATagtgtgtgtcttgtgtttgtgtcaggaaGCTCCACATTTCACCATAGATGGGAAActcaaaaacattttgaagGAAATTCCAGGAGCATGTCTACAGTATGCTGTCATTGAAGGTAATTAGGGTCTCACTTTTTCTGATACCTACAAGACTAGATCCATATTTGTCCACTGAAAGAGATGTACACTTTCTTCACCTCTTATTCTCTATtaagtgtgtatgtgcttgtgtgtgtaggtgctgTACAGCCAGTGGGCGAGCCTCTGACGAGTCACTTCCAAAAAGAAATTGTCGGCGTGTTGCAGAAAATAATGTTGAAACAACAAAGGCTGGTGTGGAATGGCCTTTCAAGCACTTGGTGAGCACAgtatatgattttattttgactaCTCATTCATTATTCACAGCTTTCAACATCCTCAACCCAGTTTAAAGTGAAGGATTAATAAACGTCCAATCTCAATACCCCAACCTGCTGCCACTACTGCAGGTGCAGCCCACAGTATACATGTGTTTTGTAAACTAGAATGTTACTTTCAccaagtcccaacagtcccctcatgaaaccacattaaaattcactagatccatattttattttgcctgtttttttttaaataacgtACATGAATTgtcctctgagaaatcaacaaagatgttgaaaaacactgtacaacacaatgttatagaaagtgaaTAGAAAAATTCCTGGTTTCCACCCCAAAAAGTAATGGGTCCTTTCTTGActcatgtcccacccctccacaaaatgtcatggaattCTGTtcggtagtttttgtgtaatcctgctaaatgtccaacaaacaaatgcagacaaaaacatcagctccttggtggaggtaataatataCATTACACCTATTGTCTTCCAACTTAGTGTCTTGTGACACTGAAATGACCCTGAGATTTGCACAACCTCCATAAGAACCAAACTGGCTCAAAATTTGAGAACTGAACATCAGAGAGTCGTTCTTTATATACATGGGGCATCCTCAGCTTATTTGATCCTGTCTATCCTCTTATATGTTGACTAAACAGACCCATTTCCCTCCTTCTACCTGTTGCAGGACAGACAGTGAGCTGGTCTTGCACCAGAGAGTGAATGCAGTGCCCTTTGTGTTAGTGGGATCGGATGAGACCACAGTCAAGGTCCTGTGTCCTCTGCAAGCTTCTGGAACCCACATGGAGATTACCCACGAGAAGTTTCACCAGCTCAATTACGGCCTGGGCGACATCGTAGGACAATACCTGAGTGGGGAGAAAATTAAAGGGCAACTGGAGACCGAGGAAATGCTCAAGGTTGGTTGTTACTAACAAATGGCTCCTGCAGCTGAGAAATAATTCATATTCACTGGAGAAAGTATAATATTTTTTGCTATTTTCCTCCACAATACCATAAGCAAATGTTCCCCTCATTTCCCAGGTGGGTGCAACTCTCACAGGAGTAGGTGAGTTGATACTAGACACAGACGGCACCCTGAATCTTCGACCCCCTTCCAATAGTACCCAGTACTTCTTGGGCAACATGGACTTTGACACCCTGCGACAAGACCAAGAGAACGTGGCTGTTTGGTGGAAGGCGCTGACCATTACCTCTGCTTTGGTCGGGGCGATGGTCGTCCTCTGGGTGGGTCGACGCTACTACTACCACCTAAAAGCTCAGTGGCAGcgggagcaggagaggagggagtttGAGAGATGGCAGGCTGATGTAGCGGGCGCCGAAGCGCCTCAGGATGCGGCAGAGGAACGCGTAGAGAATCCCTGTGTGATTTGCCTCAATCAGCCTCGTAACTGTATTCTGCTGGACTGTGGGCATGTGTGCTGCTGTCACAACTGCTACCGGGCGCTTCCACGTCGCCAATGCCCAATTTGTAGACAGGACATCAGCAGAGTGGTGCCGCTCTACCACGTCTGAGGCACCTGTGGGACCATGTGACCTCAGCGGGGGTTAACCACCATACAAACTACTGGCTTTACACCTGATAGATCTAAACTGCTGCACTAACAGCGACAAAAGGGCAAAAGTAAGtctttgatttctttattttcaagaataaaatattctttaaaaaacaatgtttgtaCTGATCAAATGTGAATTTTAAGGATATAGTACAAAGGCTTTGTTCATTACACTGTTACATTGAAGTACTTTTAtctgaaattatttaaaaatcatagGGGAGCAAGTGTAAATTTATGCAatagaaatgtgtattttcctACGTGTGTATGTGCCTTATTTTGGTAATTTATATGACAGCTGCTGTCTCAGAGTGACTGTAACGTACGTATCTGAATTGCTTAAGTCTGCCAGTGAGTAACTAAGACTTTGTTTCAGACGGTTTCACTTACATTTGTGATTCACAGGAAGTAACGAAGTGTTAAGGTGTAATTAATGCACTACAGATGGAGagagtgtttaaaatgtttgggGAATTATTAATTGTAcatacataaaaatacatttacttcatGTAAAcaagtctttgttttcatgaaaTCTGAGAAATGTCCTCAACTTATGTCAGTTGACTATTAAAAATCGGTTTGTATTTTGCTTAAAACcatttttttggtttttaaactTCATTGTCTGTTCTCATCTCTAATGTCGATGGTAAACATGGTCAACACACGTTTGTAAAATGTACTCACCATTGACTGATCATCTCGACATACAGGCTTTCATGGTGATTTAATGGAGTTGATGATTTTGATGAAAAGATGCTTTGAAGCAACTTACAGTGTACCTGAATTGGGctttgaaaataatataaaaaacatttcagagtaacaaattatttataattcatCTTGTTTTTCATAGGGTCAACTCACAAAATGTGAACTGATAAATGGCTAACCTCTGATATTGTGACTTTTCAGccctatataataataacatgtaacaaagcacctttcaaaacagtcacaaagtgctttacaatgaCAGATTATGCAAGTTATAAAATCCAAAACTTAAAATgtaacaagataaaaaaatatggtTTCAACCAGATTCATAGTGGACaagcagaaaatgaatgaaaacagttcTTGATcttgtgtctctttttcttttgcagttCACATAGTTCACATCATGTTTCTTGTAAATAGCAAAGTTATAAtgttttgagtgtttttcaTAAATCAAAGTAGCTCTAGTGCTACACCTACAGTCTGGGTTTATTAATTGGACTCCAATTAGCATTTGTTGACGTAATTATCTAAGATGTTCACACACTTTTTCCAACAGATAAATAATATACAGTTATTATAGCATCTGACAATAGTTGAAAACACATTACTTAATTCCCAAGGGTTCATATACAGGGTTTCCCTGGGGTCTTCAAAAGTCTCAAATTCAATAGTCTCAAATTGAGGCTTAAAAAGTATTTAGTGTGTTAAAGTACTATGAACCAAGGTATGAATACATTTAGGAAGGTCCTAATTACTTATGTTAACGTTTATTTAGCGCTACTTCCATAGCCCTTCcattttaagagaaatgttttggtgGCCTGCATAATTTGTAATACCTCTCTATGTTCTTGCTCAATAATACGGATATCATGCTGAAACGAAAGTACAAATAAGACCAACGTGGAACTAATACAAACAACCCGGTCAGAATGAATCTCAGTACAATGGGCTTGGCTGTGGAAAAGACTGTGGATACCTTCCGTCTCTGACTGTAGTTTGTGAGATAACAAGGTGTTTTGAGGGTTATTCTCTGACAGACTACTTCACCTTATTTACAAtgatgtgggtgtgtaaataaTTCTGGGACTTAGGTCTAAAATCTAAGTCATTATGGTCTTGAAAAGTTCATAAAAAAGACTTAACAAATTGAAATCTGCAGAAACCCTGATATAAATATTGAATGCAATCATTAACATTAAACGTGTCTTCATTTTAAATAACCCTGGTTATCCTGGGATAGGAACAAGTGTAGTACACTGGGGTCTGCAGTTTTTGGCCTCGGTCTCGCCTTCATCTCTGAACCGAAGTCACACTATCTGGCCACTGTTTCTGTCAAACATTAGAGGAGTAGCTCATGTCTGAATTAATACTTGTTTCACTCAAAATGAGATATtccttatatattttttttccatagGCACACATGCTTGTTGACAGCACCTGGTTTCTGAAAAGACTTTGGTGTAGTGAGTCATCGAGGGTGCTATTTCTGTCAATTCTAACAAGCAGTGAGAAGAAGACGTGGAGAATATGGCGGATACATGAAAAGCAGTGGCACAGAAAGGGAAGAgctgggggcggggggggggtgtaaggTGAAGAGTGCGTCGTTGGGCCTGAGTGGGGGGTGAAAAAGGAGCAGGTGGGCGACACAGGATCCCATAAATCTTGCTCAGCGGTCATGAGGGTTCACGTTGACAAATTCTTCACGAGCTCTCTCAGCagaacagcagctgtggctctCGGGGAACAAGACTATTCCTGTAGCACTCGCAGACCTCCGAGGGCACGGGGGGGGGACAATCACTTCTTATTTGTTCAGTCCAGTTTAATTGAGTATATGAGAGAATGAAAAGGGCATAACAACAAAAGAGTGAAAGTGTTATTCTCAGATAGGCCTTTGGAGCTAATCCATGCAATAGACTGATCCATAGATTACATTTGATACTATGTACAGTTCCTATAGAGATAAAGGCTTTGAAAACAATCTGATGACCCTTCattcactgtgttgtgttcacctTTCTTCACTCGACGGTCTGTACTGGCTGACACTGACTCCAGTGGATGCTCGGATGGAATTAATATACCCTGTTTAATCCACTCTGATAAGTGAGAGACCATTTAAATGATATTATCATTCTCTAATTAGCCGTGCTTCCTGGGTTTAGCCCCTGATTTGTGAAGACGCGGGCGTAGACGATGGCGGTTAAGTGAGGCAAAACCTTTTTATTCCTTTCAAACACGGTTTTAAGGGCAACATTAGTAATGATCACGGCCTTAATATTATCAGTGGAGTTTCGGGGGAAGGGCACATCAGTCTGAAACTTTTTGATGGATGACCGCGGGATTTTGAAGCGGCATTTGTCTCTTGTTCAGAATCTTTGAACCCCTGACTATTACTCTTGCGCCATCATGAGGTGGAGTTTCAGTGGGATATTTAAACCTCTCTGGATTGCCAAGAATTTCAGACAGTCATGGTCCCCTCAGGATGAACCTTTGGTGAATTTCCAGACTTTTCAACAAGCGCAATCATCAgatctttaaatgtattaattatgaCCAAATACTTGCACAACTAATGCTATTGACACCAGCCTCTGCTACTTAGCGTGTTTAATGTAATTATCTACATTAGATGATGAACATGGTAAACATCATAACATCAGCATGTCAGCGTTGCCATTTTGAGCATGTAacattaataatgataaaactTTGCTGTGCTTGCAGCCACACCGAGCTGCTATGGCGTGGCTGTTGTTGCTTCAGGCCTAATATGATGAAGTTAGATTGAATGACATGCAGCTCCAGTTCTGCAGGAAAAGTTTTTCTGAGAGTTCTTTGAAATCCTGACTCGCCCTGACCTTATGTGCTTGTGCTCTTCGTAGGGAGGGCTGGGGTGCAGCAGTCTTTTTCAACTTTGGCAGCCGAGCATTAGCAGACACTCCAGCAGACAGCAGGGGGAAAGGTAGAGGTACGGTATCTCAGGAGAGAGAGCCATCACAGCGTGCAATCGTCCCTGATGCCAATTACCGCTGTCACCCATCTGCTTTGGGCATGCGGTGAAACGTGGGATATGTGACCTACTTTCCAACACAAGTGTGACTGCAGCGCTTCTCCTCTCATCAACAAACTGAGCGCCTCCTCCCTGAGGAGATGGAGCCAGGGATGGTGTCGCAGGGATATACACAGTGGTCCAAtataaagatttttttgtttggcatTTCGGTTTAAGTAGATTATACTGGATTGCTTCCAAGCCAGTATTCAGaattaaatatactgtatttccaATGGAGGAAGGGATACCATCCCTATTGTTGCAGGTAGAGAACTCCCTTCTCTTTAACCCCTTCGCCCAATTTACAACCTCTAATAACCACCTCTGGGATATATGCCTCCATCACAATGCAATAAATGAATGGAAATCAGATTTTGTTGtccacagaataaaaaaattatataaaaaaatgaaatggtaAGATATTTTTCCACAATCcgtgttcatgtttctctgGATAATCCCCTGAAATATGTTATACACAGTATTCATAGGGACTTTAACCTCGACTGGAAGTACTATCAATATAAACTGTTGACAGTGAGATCTGAGGATTATCAAGAGCAACAGTGATATTATTATTGGATATCAAGTTATCTCAGATTTGTAGAACTACAAAACTCTCCTCAAAGATCCGGCGACAGCAGCGGTTCTCACGGTGGAGGTCACGACCCTACATGGTCACCGGACTAATCTGAGGCATCACAAGATGATTAACAAGTAGGAAACTGAAAGATACTTCTGCTGCTggatatttaacttttaaagaAACAGTATGAACTGATCATTAGACAAATTGGGGCTACTTTAGTGAGCtggaaacacaatgacaaaGCTGTTATCTCTGCTAAGGAGATtatgtctgttagttagcagcatcgaacaaaaacaacaggatggattaccacaaagcttggtggaaagatgggtCAGGAAGAagtggatcagggggcagatccaggacttttaattactttcttaaacattgtgagacaggatgttttcaactgttttcattgatttccgAGTAAATAGTTAATGGATCTTAACggggaaaaaacaacacttcCTGAGGGAAATCTGGCTCTTTATTCACTAAAAGATGTTAACAACAAACTTTATCCGTTGTTCGGTGGAGGGCTGATAGTTTACAGAGTACACTGAAAATCTACCTGCTACAAAAACAATAGGCTGAAAAGAGCAGTAAGAAAGAAACAGTGAAGTTTTCGaccagaaaaccaaaacaatgagctgaaaggcACTAAAATGTTCAGTTCAGTTGGAATAGTTAATAAACAATGATCAAGCTAATCATAAGTTGATGATCATATACATTTGAGTAGCTTAAATTAAAACTGTGCACTACATGTATAGTTATAGCTATATTTGCATCACTGATCACAACAAACATTAATATAATactataaattatcaaataatatgatttgtgttttaattttaattattgttgtatttatgtgtgatATATTGGAGGGTGTCCTTTGGTGTTTAGAAAGGCCCgatgaaataaaaatcttttttatgtgaaaacaaaatatttctcaGGAAAATGCTGATACTTCAAGAGGATTTGGTGACAAGTTGTACTTTCACATCAAACACAGACTTCACAGTTAAAGAACTTGAATCATTCTTTGATCCCAGCGCTGGTCTCCCATGTGGATGAGATGCACCTTCCGACtacagctgtgagtgtgtgtatctcagCTGTGTGATCACTGATCCAAAGGCCAGAGCTCTGCCAGTGTTCCCACAATCTTTTGGAGGATGTTTacgcaggaaaacaaacagcattaaTCTTCGTGATGAGCAGAGCAGATACATACACTACTTTCATTTGGTCCATGGCtgcagatggtgtgtgtgtgtgtgtgtctccacttTCTGCTCTCAGTTACATTTTTAGCCATTTTTAGTcgctgcttctctttctctcacttaCACTAATACCTACGACCTGATACACACAGCATTGATCCTGGCTCTTAGCTCTCGACTTGttatctgtgtttttcctcagctAGTGTTCCTCAAGGAGGAACATGGTGTGTAtatacacaatgtgtgtgtgtgtgtgtccgtgtgtgtaaGTGCAGCGGAGCTCAGTCTGCCTGAGGGGAGAGATGGGGAGGGGGTGAGTGACTCAGCACTGTGATTCATTTGTAATTGGAGGCAGTGCTtccagagcacacacacacatttcttaaGGGTAGGTGCCCTTGTCAGAGATTATGCGACTGATTGAGTGAGTCAGATCATTAACAACTGCTGCTTGCTAAAGAGgcagagcaggaagaagagaaaaagggaaagaagaggagagatgaggatgTAGAAAGATCAATTGAAGTAGACTAAGATGAACCAACTGAGAGGCACACTGGGCTCACTATGTACGTGGCAGTGCATTACTAGGGCCTGAGGTAAGGAAGAGAAGTGTCCAGTTGGTGCGACACATCTACGTTTCTTCCCAAAAATAGTGATcatgaagcagcagctgttCCCATCTGGAGCGGCAGGTCAGAGTTTTCCCCACAGCCCTCAACTGTGTCGCCGACTGATGACGTCATGTGAAATCTCTGGCCCTCGCATGAACCCCTTTGCATGAATCTGTGGCTCCGCTTGTTGACAGCTGGAGGCGGCGGAATATTGGGCAGGAGGAGCTTTGTGAGTCATCCCGGTGGAATTCGGATGGAGTGGCACATTCATGTAACCTTTCATGTTGATCGTGGATCCATGTCAGAGACAAATCATAATTGGATAAAGAATAATTAGCTGCAGTTTTAATCACTTTGGTTGATTTTTACAATTAGCAACATCCTCATTAAAATCTCTGTAACTGCTTTTTTGCAAAGCACGGAAATTGACTTTTTGAGTTGGAACCACCAAATGTGCATGCTCACTTTGTAAACTGGTGGTTAAAAGAGACCCTCAGGGGACTCACTAACATGTTTTACAGGAAGTTATATGGCCCATGTTTCTGTGGGAACACTTACTTTTGACTGTGAAGGATATTCAAGAGCTTCTAAAGCACCACTGATCTCCAGATTGTCAGCCAGTCACTTTCCCCAGTCAGCTGGCTGCAGAAACGGAGGAACACTGCTTCAGTGGAAAGGTTATTCCATGTTTATAGATGGGTCAGCTGGCCCAAGTTGTTAAAACAGGGCTGGTCCAATAATAGGCTCTCCATCAGTTCATTATTTCAGCCTTTTATGAGACACCATATGCTGCGAGGACAGGATGTTGTAACATAGGCTGCAACAAAAAAGGAGGCAGGGGAGAATGACGTAATTTCAGATGCAGCAAATGTATAAATGATGTCAGctctgtccgtggtgctgaaacgAAGAGAGTTTATTATGTTCTGGCACACGACAGCACCAGATATGTTTCATAAAGGCATTATCCTGTAGATGTAAAATTAATCATGCTTCTTATTCTATATAA
Above is a window of Hippoglossus hippoglossus isolate fHipHip1 chromosome 17, fHipHip1.pri, whole genome shotgun sequence DNA encoding:
- the alg3 gene encoding dol-P-Man:Man(5)GlcNAc(2)-PP-Dol alpha-1,3-mannosyltransferase, with the protein product MAGGVRRKTPGAPAPLWGKLQTLWQDKHLVLFKTEYTLLVVSVLWLLEIGINVWVIQKVAYTEIDWKAYMDEVEGVINGTYDYTELKGDTGPLVYPAGFVYIFTALYYITSHGVNIRLAQYIFAAFYLITLLLVFRIYNRTKKVPPYVFFFVCCASYRIHSIFVLRLFNDPVAMMLLFAAVNLFMDGYWTVGCGIYSLAVSVKMNVLLFAPGLLFLLMSEFGLIRTIPKLSLCAGIQFLLGLPFLMENPIGYLGRAFDLGREFMFKWTVNWRFLPEMLFLNRNFHLLLLAVHLLALLLFAFRRWKRPGESIFDLLKEPGKRKSPPQENSVDQIVLILFTSNFIGMCFSRSLHYQFYVWYFHTLPFLLWSGGVKKLAHLLRVLILGLIELSWNTYPSTNSSSAALHVCHLIILLCLWLAPPLQSAPAENPQDKPVKDKRQ
- the mul1a gene encoding mitochondrial ubiquitin ligase activator of nfkb 1-A, coding for MDGYSVRVPEVVCLGASLTLSGIFYYLYRKSRKTVERLDEAPHFTIDGKLKNILKEIPGACLQYAVIEGAVQPVGEPLTSHFQKEIVGVLQKIMLKQQRLVWNGLSSTWTDSELVLHQRVNAVPFVLVGSDETTVKVLCPLQASGTHMEITHEKFHQLNYGLGDIVGQYLSGEKIKGQLETEEMLKVGATLTGVGELILDTDGTLNLRPPSNSTQYFLGNMDFDTLRQDQENVAVWWKALTITSALVGAMVVLWVGRRYYYHLKAQWQREQERREFERWQADVAGAEAPQDAAEERVENPCVICLNQPRNCILLDCGHVCCCHNCYRALPRRQCPICRQDISRVVPLYHV